In Cherax quadricarinatus isolate ZL_2023a chromosome 35, ASM3850222v1, whole genome shotgun sequence, the following are encoded in one genomic region:
- the LOC128695086 gene encoding glyceraldehyde-3-phosphate dehydrogenase isoform X1, with protein MGFVSSRLKGSGIPISKSYSVTTVTPIEVLSEHLATITTTIMSKIGINGFGRIGRLVLRAALQNGAEVVAVNDPFIALDYMVYMFKYDSTHGMFKGEVKIEDGALVVDGHKIAVFNEMKPENIPWSKAGAEYIVESTGVFTTIEKASAHFTGGAKKVVISAPSADAPMFVCGVNLEKYSKDMTVVSNASCTTNCLAPVAKVLHENFEIVEGLMTTVHAVTATQKTVDGPSAKDWRGGRGAAQNIIPSSTGAAKAVGKVIPELNGKLTGMAFRVPTPDVSVVDLTVRLGKECSYDDIKAAMKAASEGPLKGVLGYTEDDVVSTDFTGDVRSSIFDAKAGIQLSKTFVKVVSWYDNEFGYSTRVIDLLKHMQKVDGA; from the exons AAGTCCTCTCTGAACAcctcgccaccatcactaccaccataatgTCGAAGATTGGTATTAATGGATTCGGCCGCATCGGTCGCCTTGTTCTGCGTGCCGCTCTTCAAAATGGCGCAGAG GTGGTGGCAGTGAATGACCCCTTCATTGCTCTAGACTACATGGTGTACATGTTCAAGTACGACTCTACCCATGGCATGTTCAAGGGGGAGGTGAAGATAGAGGATGGAGCTCTGGTGGTCGATGGGCACAAGATTGCAGTCTTCAATGAGATGAAACCAGAAAACATTCCATGGAGCAAGGCTGGTGCAGAATACATTGTCGAGTCCACTGGAGTGTTTACCACTATTGAGAAGGCCTCGGCTCACTTCACTGGTGGTGCAAAGAAGGTAGTTATCTCTGCCCCCTCTGCTGATGCTCCAATGTTTGTTTGTGGAGTCAACCTGGAAAAATATTCAAAGGATATGACTGTGGTATCCAATGCTTCCTGCACAACCAACTGCCTTGCTCCTGTTGCTAAAGTTCTGCACGAGAACTTTGAAATTGTTGAGGGCTTGATGACCACAGTacatgctgttactgctacccaGAAGACTGTAGATGGTCCCTCTGCCAAGGATTGGCGTGGTGGCCGTGGTGCTGCCCAAAACATCATCCCATCATCCACTGGTGCTGCTAAGGCTGTTGGCAAGGTCATTCCAGAACTCAATGGAAAATTGACAGGCATGGCCTTCCGTGTACCCACTCCAGACGTCTCTGTTGTAGATCTGACAGTCCGGCTTGGTAAGGAATGTTCTTATGATGACATTAAGGCAGCGATGAAGGCTGCTTCAGAGGGACCCCTCAAGGGTGTCCTGGGTTACACCGAGGATGACGTTGTATCCACTGACTTCACTGGTGATGTACGATCCTCTATCTTTGATGCAAAAGCTGGTATCCAGCTGAGCAAGACCTTCGTAAAGGTAGTCTCTTGGTATGATAACGAGTTTGGCTATTCTACCCGTGTAATAGATCTCCTCAAGCACATGCAGAAGGTGGATGGTGCCTAA
- the LOC128695086 gene encoding glyceraldehyde-3-phosphate dehydrogenase isoform X2 — MSKIGINGFGRIGRLVLRAALQNGAEVVAVNDPFIALDYMVYMFKYDSTHGMFKGEVKIEDGALVVDGHKIAVFNEMKPENIPWSKAGAEYIVESTGVFTTIEKASAHFTGGAKKVVISAPSADAPMFVCGVNLEKYSKDMTVVSNASCTTNCLAPVAKVLHENFEIVEGLMTTVHAVTATQKTVDGPSAKDWRGGRGAAQNIIPSSTGAAKAVGKVIPELNGKLTGMAFRVPTPDVSVVDLTVRLGKECSYDDIKAAMKAASEGPLKGVLGYTEDDVVSTDFTGDVRSSIFDAKAGIQLSKTFVKVVSWYDNEFGYSTRVIDLLKHMQKVDGA; from the exons atgTCGAAGATTGGTATTAATGGATTCGGCCGCATCGGTCGCCTTGTTCTGCGTGCCGCTCTTCAAAATGGCGCAGAG GTGGTGGCAGTGAATGACCCCTTCATTGCTCTAGACTACATGGTGTACATGTTCAAGTACGACTCTACCCATGGCATGTTCAAGGGGGAGGTGAAGATAGAGGATGGAGCTCTGGTGGTCGATGGGCACAAGATTGCAGTCTTCAATGAGATGAAACCAGAAAACATTCCATGGAGCAAGGCTGGTGCAGAATACATTGTCGAGTCCACTGGAGTGTTTACCACTATTGAGAAGGCCTCGGCTCACTTCACTGGTGGTGCAAAGAAGGTAGTTATCTCTGCCCCCTCTGCTGATGCTCCAATGTTTGTTTGTGGAGTCAACCTGGAAAAATATTCAAAGGATATGACTGTGGTATCCAATGCTTCCTGCACAACCAACTGCCTTGCTCCTGTTGCTAAAGTTCTGCACGAGAACTTTGAAATTGTTGAGGGCTTGATGACCACAGTacatgctgttactgctacccaGAAGACTGTAGATGGTCCCTCTGCCAAGGATTGGCGTGGTGGCCGTGGTGCTGCCCAAAACATCATCCCATCATCCACTGGTGCTGCTAAGGCTGTTGGCAAGGTCATTCCAGAACTCAATGGAAAATTGACAGGCATGGCCTTCCGTGTACCCACTCCAGACGTCTCTGTTGTAGATCTGACAGTCCGGCTTGGTAAGGAATGTTCTTATGATGACATTAAGGCAGCGATGAAGGCTGCTTCAGAGGGACCCCTCAAGGGTGTCCTGGGTTACACCGAGGATGACGTTGTATCCACTGACTTCACTGGTGATGTACGATCCTCTATCTTTGATGCAAAAGCTGGTATCCAGCTGAGCAAGACCTTCGTAAAGGTAGTCTCTTGGTATGATAACGAGTTTGGCTATTCTACCCGTGTAATAGATCTCCTCAAGCACATGCAGAAGGTGGATGGTGCCTAA